The genomic stretch CATGAGGTTGTTAATGGAGAAGGGGTGATTGAAGGAATAGTGATGTTCTGGCTTCAGGTGTCCTTCATGCGTCAAAACAGAGTGATGTTGAGCTAGGAGATGCTGCGCTTGGGAGGTCGGCGAGGCTGCGTGCTCCGGGCTCAGACCCTGACCCGACTTCATGTCAGACAGGGATCTTTTGTGCTCGTTGCTTGACGAGTTGGAATGAGGAGATTCGTTCCCGTTGCAGCTCTCGGAGCTGCTGTTCGATCCGCCCTCCGATGTTTTCCGACCCGGCTCCTTGCTTAGTTTCTTGTCGCACTTGAAGCGCTTTTGCCTTCTCAGATAGCAGCCGTTTTCGAACATGTTCCCGGAATCGGGATGAAGGGTCCAAAACGAACCTTTCCCTGGCTTATCCGGGGAGCGCGGAACTTTCAGGAAACAGTCGTTGAAGGACAGCGAGTGGCGGATAGAGTTCTGCCAGCGCTGCTGGTTCTGTCGGTAAAAAGGGAAAAGGTCCATTATCCACTGATAGATCTCACTGAGGGTCAGCATCTTACTGGGTGACTGCTGGATGGCCATGGTTATTAGAGAAATGTACGAGTAGGGTGGCTTGGCGTGCGTGTAGCTCCTCCGGTAGGTCTTCGGGTCCCTCGATCTGTTTATGTTCGACTGGCCATACATGGGGCTCATAGCGTTCATATTGCTGTACGAGGTCAAGGCATTCATGGAGGGCGCTTGCGCTGCCATGGGGCTCATGGTCGGGCTCAGGGCTGCGCTCATGCCCGTCATACCCGCACCCATGCCGGCCATCGCTCCCGCACCGGGGGACATGCCTGTCATTGAAGGACTCATACCCGTGTTGACATAGGACATGTTCATGCTGTTTGCCGCTGTCATGTTTGCAGTCGAACTCATTCCGGACATAGTCATGTAAGTGTTCATGGAGTTCATTCCCAGTCCAGTGTTCATGTTGCTGACCGAAGTGTAACACTGCGAAAGAAATCAGACAATACGATTAATTCATGCAACTCCaagtatttataataatttggcTTGGCAAACATAAAAGAG from Megalobrama amblycephala isolate DHTTF-2021 linkage group LG5, ASM1881202v1, whole genome shotgun sequence encodes the following:
- the foxa2 gene encoding forkhead box protein A2 isoform X1 translates to MLGAVKMEGHEHAADWSAYYGEPECYTSVSNMNTGLGMNSMNTYMTMSGMSSTANMTAANSMNMSYVNTGMSPSMTGMSPGAGAMAGMGAGMTGMSAALSPTMSPMAAQAPSMNALTSYSNMNAMSPMYGQSNINRSRDPKTYRRSYTHAKPPYSYISLITMAIQQSPSKMLTLSEIYQWIMDLFPFYRQNQQRWQNSIRHSLSFNDCFLKVPRSPDKPGKGSFWTLHPDSGNMFENGCYLRRQKRFKCDKKLSKEPGRKTSEGGSNSSSESCNGNESPHSNSSSNEHKRSLSDMKSGQGLSPEHAASPTSQAQHLLAQHHSVLTHEGHLKPEHHYSFNHPFSINNLMSSEQQHHKMDLKTYEQVMHYGYGSPMAGALSMGSMASKAGLDSPDTSYYQGVYSRPILNSS
- the foxa2 gene encoding forkhead box protein A2 isoform X2 codes for the protein MQTFHFQLWIPTNTCYTSVSNMNTGLGMNSMNTYMTMSGMSSTANMTAANSMNMSYVNTGMSPSMTGMSPGAGAMAGMGAGMTGMSAALSPTMSPMAAQAPSMNALTSYSNMNAMSPMYGQSNINRSRDPKTYRRSYTHAKPPYSYISLITMAIQQSPSKMLTLSEIYQWIMDLFPFYRQNQQRWQNSIRHSLSFNDCFLKVPRSPDKPGKGSFWTLHPDSGNMFENGCYLRRQKRFKCDKKLSKEPGRKTSEGGSNSSSESCNGNESPHSNSSSNEHKRSLSDMKSGQGLSPEHAASPTSQAQHLLAQHHSVLTHEGHLKPEHHYSFNHPFSINNLMSSEQQHHKMDLKTYEQVMHYGYGSPMAGALSMGSMASKAGLDSPDTSYYQGVYSRPILNSS